Part of the Thermodesulfobacteriota bacterium genome, GCCCGGCGACCGACATGGGGCGCTCGCCCGGAGGCGGGAAGGAGGCGGCGGGGATCACCCGGGCTATTCCTCCAGAAGCGGGAGCGGGAGGCTGCGGGGCAGGGAGACGGTGAAGCGGGATCCCTCTCCCGCTGCGGACGTCACCCGGATGCCGCCCCCGCACGCGTGGAGGAGCCTGCGGGTGATGGCGAGGCCCAGGCCCATCCCGGGGGTGCCCTCGGCGTTGCGGCCCCGCCGGAAGGGCTGGAAGAGGCCCTCCCGGTCCTCGTCGTCCATCCCGATGCCGTTGTCGGCTACGGTCACGTGCACGCTCGGCCCTTCTTCGGCAACTTCCACCCGCGCCCAGCGCAGCTCCTTGCCCGGATCCGCGAACCGGATGGCGTTGGCCAGCAGGTTGTGGAGGATCTGGAAGAGCGGGGCCCGCCCGCACCGTACGGCTCCACCCCGGGCGGGCAGCTCGAGGGTGACGGCCTTGTCTGCGGCCAGGGGCTCGAGGCTGTCGCATACGAGCCGCAGCACGGGAAAGAGCTCCACGGGTCTGGCCGTCTCCGGGAAGGAGCCCGCATGGGCCAGGTTGCGCAGCCCGTCGACCATCTCGCCCAGCAGCCCCGCCGAGGCGCGCACGCGCTCCAGGTAGAGGTGCCCCCGCTGGTCCAGGAGGCCGCCGTGCTGCCGGTGGAGCAGGTCGGCGAAGCCCTTGAGGCTCACCAGAGGGGTCTTGAGCTCGTGGGCCAGCCGGCTCGCGAAGGCGTCGAGCTCGCGGTTCTCCGCCTCCAGGAGCTGTTGGCGCTCCACGGCGGCGGTCTCGTCCAGGTACACCTCGATGCGGCCCAGGGGAATCGGGCCGGCGCCCCGCACCGGGCCGCTGTAACGCCGCAGGTGGCGGCGCTGGGGCCGCAGGAGCTCCACCGCGTCTTCCGCGTCCGCCTCCGGGTTCTCGTAGAGGTACTGCACCCGCCGGAGGAAGCCCTCCGGGTCCGCGGCGGACCGGGCCATTCCCTCGGCGAGCTCCAGCTTGTCCCGGCCCAGGCAGTCTTCGGGTTCCAGCCCGAAGAACTCCCGCACCCGGCGGTTGGCGAAGCGGACGTTGCGTTGGTTGTCCACGAAGAAGATGGCCGTCTGGGAGGCGTCGAAGAGGGCCGAGAGCACCGCGGCGTACTCGTCGCGTTCGCGGCGCGCGGTCTCTCCGGCGGTCACGTCCTGGATCATCACGCACAGGTGGGCGGCCTCCTCCCCCTGGGGGCCCACCGGGAACGCGGCCCCCTGGAAGAAGCGTCGGCCGCAGGGCAGCCCCGCCTGGCGGGGGTCCCACGCGAACGCCGGCAGCTCCACCCGCTGTCCGGTCCGCGCCCGGGCCAGGGCCTCGACGACCCCGGCGCGGCGCAGTTGCGGGTCGTCCCCCGGGCGGTACCCCGAGAGGAACTCCGCCAGCGCGCCCGGCGGCTCTCCCATCCGCTCCAGCGCCCGGTTCCAGCGGCTCACCGCCCCTTCGGGGTCCAGGAGCAGGATTCCGAAAGGGTTGTTCTCCACGAAGTTCTCCAGCATCTCCTCCGCCCGCTGCCGCTGGCGGGCGAGGCGGTGCTTCTCCACGGCGCGGCGCAGCCGGCGCCCCAGGTCGGCCGGGTTCTGGAGGGCGGAGTCCTTGGCGAGGTAATCCGAGACTCCCGCCAGGAAGGCCATGCGGGCCACCTCTTCGCTGCCGTGGTTCGTGACGAGGAAGAAGGGCACGTCCATCCCCTCCTGCTGCACCTCGCGCAGGAGGCCGAGGCCGGTGCCGGCGCCCAGGCGGTAGTCGCACACCACGGCGGAGACCGGAAGGGAGCGAAGGCACTCCAGCGCCTCGGAAGGGTCCCCGGCCTCGCGGGAGCGGCAGCCGGGGAGGGCGTCTTGCAGGGCCGATGCCAGGAGCAGCCGGTGGTCCGGGTCGTCGTCCACCACGAGAACAGTCAGGGACGAATCCACGGTGCTCAATCCCTTCGAACCAGGATGGGGGAGAGTCCCCGCCGGGCGAGCCCCTCCCGGTCGTCGCCGGCCCGCTCGGGGGAGTCGTAGATGCCCACCCGCACCCGCTGGAACACGGCGTCCCCCCGGTCGTAGGGCTCCACCGTGACCTGGGGGTAGGAAGCCCGCAGGCTGTGGGCCAGGCTGTGGGCATTTTGCGCCACCCCAAAGGAGCCCACCTGCCAGGAGAAGGGGCCCGAGAGGGCCCGCACCGCCGGCGTGCCGTTGGGGCCCCCCAAGGCCTCGACCCGCACCCGGGCCACCCCCTGCTCCACCAGCCCGAGCTCCCGGGCCAGGGCGTAGGACAGGTCGATGATCCGGCCCTCCACGAAGGGCCCCCGGTCGTTGATGCGGGCGGTGACCTGCCGGCCGTTGCCCAGATGGGTGACCCGCACCGTCGTGCCCAGGGGCAGGAGCTTGTGGGCCGCCGTGGGCGCATGCATGTCGTAGACCTCGCCGCTGCTCGTGCGGCGGCCGTGGAAGCCCGGACCGTACCAGGAGGCGAGCCCCGTCTCGGCGTACCCGTCGGCCCGGGCCAGCGGCGCGTAGGTCTGGCCCTTGACCCGGTAGCTCCCGGGGGGCGGGGGGCCGGCGGCGCAGCCGGACAAGAGGGCTAGGACGGCCAGGAGCAACGGGACGGGAAGGGCTCCTGCGCCGGGGGTTCCGAAGAACGGGCGCCACTCAGTCGCCATGGAACCGAAACCCGATCTCGAGCACGTCCTCGGCCACCTCCTCGGGGAAGGCCGGCAGGGGCACTGCCCGCTCCAACGCCCGCAGGGCAGACTGGTCGAAGGCCGGGCTCGCGGAGGGCTCCTCCACGGTGGCCTTGAGGAGCCGGCCCCTGCGGTCGATCGCGGCGGAAACGATGACCGTGTGGCCCCGGCCCACCAGGGACGGGGGAATGGTCCAGTGGGCGTTGACGTGCTCCCAGAGCCGGTTGTAGTAGGCGCGCAGCCGCACCTCCTGGAGCACGTTGCCCGCGCCGCTGCGCACGCCCACCGGGCCGGTCCTCCCCGGCGGGCCGGGGCCTCCTCCTCCGTCCCCGGGCTGGATGCGGTCCCGGATGGACGCCACCCGCTGGGAGACCTTGGCCTCCTCCATGGCCGTGCGGGCGGGAGAAGGGGAGGGCGGGGTGGGCTCCCGGGGCTCGATCCGCTCGCGCATGCGCGCGATGCGCTCCGCCACCTGCTCCTCGGTGCGCGGCTCGGGCCGGGGAACGGGATCCGCGGGG contains:
- a CDS encoding ATP-binding protein, translated to MDSSLTVLVVDDDPDHRLLLASALQDALPGCRSREAGDPSEALECLRSLPVSAVVCDYRLGAGTGLGLLREVQQEGMDVPFFLVTNHGSEEVARMAFLAGVSDYLAKDSALQNPADLGRRLRRAVEKHRLARQRQRAEEMLENFVENNPFGILLLDPEGAVSRWNRALERMGEPPGALAEFLSGYRPGDDPQLRRAGVVEALARARTGQRVELPAFAWDPRQAGLPCGRRFFQGAAFPVGPQGEEAAHLCVMIQDVTAGETARRERDEYAAVLSALFDASQTAIFFVDNQRNVRFANRRVREFFGLEPEDCLGRDKLELAEGMARSAADPEGFLRRVQYLYENPEADAEDAVELLRPQRRHLRRYSGPVRGAGPIPLGRIEVYLDETAAVERQQLLEAENRELDAFASRLAHELKTPLVSLKGFADLLHRQHGGLLDQRGHLYLERVRASAGLLGEMVDGLRNLAHAGSFPETARPVELFPVLRLVCDSLEPLAADKAVTLELPARGGAVRCGRAPLFQILHNLLANAIRFADPGKELRWARVEVAEEGPSVHVTVADNGIGMDDEDREGLFQPFRRGRNAEGTPGMGLGLAITRRLLHACGGGIRVTSAAGEGSRFTVSLPRSLPLPLLEE
- a CDS encoding septal ring lytic transglycosylase RlpA family protein; this translates as MATEWRPFFGTPGAGALPVPLLLAVLALLSGCAAGPPPPGSYRVKGQTYAPLARADGYAETGLASWYGPGFHGRRTSSGEVYDMHAPTAAHKLLPLGTTVRVTHLGNGRQVTARINDRGPFVEGRIIDLSYALARELGLVEQGVARVRVEALGGPNGTPAVRALSGPFSWQVGSFGVAQNAHSLAHSLRASYPQVTVEPYDRGDAVFQRVRVGIYDSPERAGDDREGLARRGLSPILVRRD
- a CDS encoding TonB family protein; translation: MRLHRYPGLFAAGAESALWLAVAASLVLHVALFAAFGRMRIPPMERTFFSPIHMVDLVAAPPGGGPKPPAAAAPAPPAPAPPAPKPAPKPEPKAPPAAAPAVKAPPKPPTPAPKPPAAAAKPQPAEKVIPAAPADPVPRPEPRTEEQVAERIARMRERIEPREPTPPSPSPARTAMEEAKVSQRVASIRDRIQPGDGGGGPGPPGRTGPVGVRSGAGNVLQEVRLRAYYNRLWEHVNAHWTIPPSLVGRGHTVIVSAAIDRRGRLLKATVEEPSASPAFDQSALRALERAVPLPAFPEEVAEDVLEIGFRFHGD